A portion of the Microbacterium hominis genome contains these proteins:
- a CDS encoding isochorismatase family protein, translated as MSKALFIVDVQNDFTEGGALGVEGGDAVAAAISRYLVTHGEEYAVIIASRDWHDGDGDNGGHFAAGEPDFVDTWPVHCVAGTEGAEYDAGLDTSAVTHHVKKGQGKPAYSLFEGTTDAGETVSQLLDAHGVVDVDVTGIATDYCVRASALDAVEHGRHVRILTDLVAGVAQASSEAALAELAHAGAELADSGA; from the coding sequence ATGAGCAAGGCGCTGTTCATCGTCGACGTGCAGAACGACTTCACCGAGGGGGGCGCCCTCGGCGTCGAGGGAGGGGATGCCGTCGCCGCCGCGATCTCGCGGTACCTGGTCACCCACGGCGAGGAGTATGCCGTCATCATCGCCTCGCGGGACTGGCATGACGGCGACGGCGACAACGGCGGCCACTTCGCCGCCGGGGAGCCGGACTTCGTCGACACGTGGCCGGTGCACTGCGTGGCAGGGACCGAGGGTGCCGAATACGACGCGGGCCTGGACACGTCAGCGGTCACCCACCACGTCAAGAAGGGGCAGGGCAAGCCGGCGTACTCGCTGTTCGAGGGGACGACGGATGCCGGCGAGACGGTGTCCCAGCTGCTCGATGCGCACGGGGTGGTCGATGTCGACGTCACGGGCATCGCGACCGACTACTGCGTGCGGGCGTCCGCCCTCGACGCCGTCGAGCACGGGCGCCACGTGCGCATCCTGACCGACCTGGTTGCCGGGGTCGCGCAGGCGTCGAGCGAGGCCGCGCTGGCGGAGCTCGCCCATGCCGGCGCGGAGCTGGCAGACAGCGGCGCCTGA
- a CDS encoding serine/threonine-protein kinase has translation MPAIAPPSPGVVLGGRYVLAERIGQGGMSSVYRAHDTALDRTVAVKVMRAAPDDHAAVRRMRAEAAALGAVSHPGLVTLYDADVADDGSGFLVLEYVPGPTLRRRLDLGALSMVDAASIAVDLAEGLHAVHAAGIVHRDLTPSNVLLTEAETEPVRAKLADFGIAHLADWTRVTSPGMTVGTAAYLAPEQVRGDEPTAAADVYSLGLVLLEALTGERAFRSSTAPEILAARLTVGPAIPADLPPLWRSLLSSMTEIDPRDRPAAAEVASAGACLPLAAEGNPLDAATAPVRLPVAATPVARATGTRSLPAVPGNTPQRSAGSSHRARRRASRFGVLLAGAAAGAAIGVAGLSLSLAAAPSETTTVLEPRSIVAVTPPSTVTHTAVDSTPAPAQPDDPAQPADPAVAPAEGTAPDSPVGGTSATTGEEVSDNGGAGTAQKESEVRTGPGSGGNGSANGRGAEKGRGADAR, from the coding sequence ATGCCCGCAATCGCGCCGCCTTCACCGGGAGTCGTCCTCGGCGGCCGATACGTGCTCGCCGAGCGCATCGGCCAAGGCGGCATGTCGTCGGTGTACCGCGCGCACGACACGGCCCTCGACCGCACCGTGGCCGTCAAGGTCATGCGCGCCGCTCCCGACGACCACGCCGCCGTGCGGCGCATGCGGGCCGAGGCCGCGGCGCTCGGCGCGGTGAGCCACCCGGGACTGGTCACGCTGTACGACGCCGACGTCGCCGACGACGGGTCGGGATTCCTCGTGCTGGAGTACGTGCCGGGCCCGACGCTGCGTCGGCGGCTCGATCTCGGCGCGCTGTCGATGGTGGATGCCGCCTCGATCGCCGTCGACCTGGCCGAGGGTCTGCACGCTGTGCACGCCGCCGGCATCGTGCACCGCGACCTCACGCCGTCGAACGTGCTGCTTACCGAGGCGGAGACGGAGCCCGTCCGCGCGAAGCTCGCCGACTTCGGAATCGCGCATCTCGCCGACTGGACGCGCGTCACCTCCCCCGGGATGACCGTCGGCACCGCCGCGTACCTCGCCCCGGAGCAGGTGCGCGGCGACGAGCCGACCGCCGCCGCCGACGTCTACAGTCTGGGCCTGGTGCTGCTGGAGGCACTCACGGGCGAGCGCGCGTTCCGCAGCTCGACCGCACCGGAGATCCTCGCGGCCCGCCTGACCGTCGGGCCCGCGATCCCGGCGGATCTCCCGCCGCTGTGGCGAAGCCTGCTCTCGTCGATGACGGAGATCGATCCGCGCGACCGCCCGGCCGCGGCGGAGGTCGCCTCGGCCGGGGCGTGCCTTCCGCTGGCCGCCGAGGGAAACCCGCTCGATGCGGCGACGGCGCCCGTGCGGCTCCCGGTGGCGGCCACCCCGGTCGCGCGCGCCACCGGCACGCGGTCGCTGCCTGCCGTGCCCGGGAATACCCCGCAGCGGTCGGCCGGAAGCTCTCACCGCGCCCGGCGACGTGCGAGCCGCTTCGGCGTGCTGCTGGCCGGTGCGGCGGCCGGTGCGGCCATCGGCGTCGCCGGGCTGTCGCTCTCGCTCGCGGCGGCACCCTCGGAGACGACGACGGTGCTCGAGCCCCGATCCATCGTTGCCGTGACGCCGCCGTCGACGGTCACGCACACGGCTGTCGACTCCACGCCCGCCCCCGCGCAGCCGGATGACCCCGCGCAGCCGGCTGACCCCGCCGTCGCGCCCGCCGAAGGCACGGCGCCGGACTCACCCGTGGGGGGCACGTCGGCCACCACCGGCGAGGAGGTTTCCGACAACGGCGGTGCCGGCACCGCGCAGAAGGAGTCCGAGGTGCGCACCGGCCCCGGCAGCGGTGGCAACGGGAGCGCGAACGGCCGCGGCGCCGAGAAGGGACGCGGCGCGGACGCGCGGTGA